One stretch of Lacrimispora sphenoides DNA includes these proteins:
- the scfB gene encoding thioether cross-link-forming SCIFF peptide maturase has translation MIHQYINNGFHIIMDVNSGSVHSVDPVMYEAVEIAAGMVPEMEEAQALDKEVGEEVRIRLSEKYGETEVEEALEEIQYLIDKGELFTKDLYHDYVVDFKKRQTVVKALCLHIAHDCNLACKYCFAEEGEYHGRRALMSFEVGKKALDFLIANSGNRRNLEVDFFGGEPLMNWDVVKQLVEYGRKKEKEYNKNFRFTMTTNGVLLNDEIMEFCNREMSNVVLSLDGRKEVNDNMRPFRNGKGSYELIVPKFQKFAKLRGTRDYYIRGTFTRHNMDFAKDVLEFADLGFKSMSIEPVVAQPEEEYAIREEDLPQILKEYDDLAVEYIKRQKEGKGFNFFHFNIDLNQGPCVAKRLSGCGSGTEYLAVTPWGDLYPCHQFVGEEKFLLGNVDTGVTNLEIRDEFKLCNVYAKDKCRDCFARFYCSGGCAANSHNFHGSITDAYDIGCEMQKKRIESAIMIKAALAED, from the coding sequence GTGATTCATCAATATATCAACAATGGCTTCCATATTATTATGGATGTCAACAGCGGCTCCGTTCACTCTGTGGATCCGGTCATGTATGAGGCCGTAGAGATCGCCGCAGGCATGGTGCCGGAGATGGAAGAGGCCCAGGCCCTGGACAAAGAGGTAGGAGAAGAAGTACGAATCCGTCTTTCTGAAAAATATGGAGAGACAGAAGTAGAAGAAGCGCTGGAGGAAATCCAGTATCTGATCGATAAGGGAGAGCTGTTTACAAAGGATTTATACCACGATTATGTGGTGGACTTTAAAAAGCGGCAGACAGTGGTAAAGGCTCTATGCTTACATATTGCCCATGATTGCAACCTTGCCTGCAAATACTGTTTTGCGGAAGAAGGGGAGTACCATGGCAGACGGGCGCTAATGTCCTTTGAAGTGGGAAAAAAGGCTCTGGACTTTCTTATCGCCAATTCCGGGAACCGAAGAAACTTAGAAGTAGACTTTTTTGGCGGAGAACCGCTCATGAATTGGGACGTAGTAAAGCAGCTTGTTGAATACGGACGTAAAAAAGAGAAAGAATATAATAAGAACTTCCGCTTTACCATGACTACCAACGGGGTACTGTTAAACGATGAGATCATGGAATTCTGCAATCGGGAAATGAGCAATGTGGTCTTAAGCCTTGACGGACGGAAAGAAGTCAATGACAATATGCGCCCATTCCGCAATGGAAAAGGAAGCTACGAGCTGATCGTTCCCAAATTCCAGAAGTTTGCAAAACTTAGAGGAACCAGGGATTATTACATCAGAGGAACCTTTACCCGCCATAATATGGATTTTGCAAAAGATGTTTTGGAATTTGCCGATCTCGGCTTTAAAAGTATGTCTATAGAGCCCGTGGTGGCACAGCCGGAAGAAGAATATGCCATCAGGGAGGAAGACCTTCCTCAAATCCTGAAAGAGTATGACGATCTTGCTGTGGAATACATTAAAAGGCAGAAAGAAGGAAAAGGGTTTAACTTTTTCCACTTTAATATTGATTTAAACCAGGGCCCCTGTGTGGCTAAGCGCCTGTCCGGCTGCGGTTCAGGAACCGAGTATCTGGCGGTGACTCCATGGGGAGACCTTTATCCATGCCACCAGTTTGTCGGTGAGGAAAAATTCCTTCTTGGCAACGTGGATACAGGCGTGACTAATTTAGAGATCCGCGATGAGTTTAAGCTTTGTAATGTTTATGCAAAGGACAAATGCCGGGACTGCTTTGCAAGGTTTTACTGCAGCGGAGGCTGTGCGGCTAACTCCCACAACTTCCACGGGAGCATTACGGATGCATATGATATCGGCTGCGAAATGCAGAAGAAACGGATCGAATCTGCCATCATGATCAAGGCGGCTTTAGCGGAAGATTGA
- a CDS encoding carbohydrate ABC transporter permease produces the protein MGELAKVREMIKKKSSGKMSQIMKKKCEPYLYLLPTIVLMLLLLIIPICMVVRYSFFDNVIIKNDPVFVGLKNYVMILSDKTFFVAVKNTLFFVGASVVMHMLLGMLFAILLNTNYIGINMKAFFRVIYVLPWMFTASVIAILWKMMMNPNGIINYLLQIANLTSSQIEWLGSRNFALFSVTLINIWAGYPFYMVSILAGLQGIPTDLYEASAIDGANAVQQFFSITIPQLKPIIISLLMLDFVWTIQQFALIWMTTGGGPINATEMLSTFIYKRGFSKYQYSQASASAVILLVVCSVIAVFYVWHQRERD, from the coding sequence ATGGGTGAGTTGGCTAAGGTAAGAGAAATGATAAAAAAGAAAAGCAGCGGTAAGATGTCACAGATCATGAAAAAGAAATGTGAACCTTACTTATATCTCCTGCCAACAATTGTGCTTATGCTTCTATTGTTGATTATACCGATCTGTATGGTGGTCCGATATTCTTTTTTTGACAATGTTATTATCAAAAATGATCCTGTGTTTGTTGGATTAAAGAATTACGTCATGATATTATCAGACAAAACATTTTTTGTCGCTGTCAAAAATACATTGTTTTTTGTTGGTGCCAGTGTAGTGATGCACATGCTTTTAGGAATGCTGTTTGCCATACTCCTCAATACGAATTATATAGGAATAAATATGAAAGCATTCTTCAGAGTGATTTATGTACTGCCCTGGATGTTTACAGCATCGGTTATCGCAATATTATGGAAAATGATGATGAATCCCAATGGGATTATCAACTACCTGTTACAAATTGCAAATCTTACGTCGTCACAGATCGAATGGCTGGGTTCCCGGAATTTCGCCCTGTTCTCAGTAACCTTGATCAACATATGGGCAGGCTATCCGTTTTATATGGTTAGTATCCTGGCAGGGCTTCAGGGGATACCCACAGATCTTTATGAAGCATCGGCAATTGACGGTGCAAATGCAGTACAACAATTTTTCAGCATTACAATCCCTCAATTAAAACCAATTATTATTAGTTTGCTAATGTTGGATTTTGTGTGGACGATACAGCAATTTGCCTTGATTTGGATGACCACAGGCGGGGGTCCGATTAATGCAACAGAGATGTTAAGTACTTTTATTTATAAAAGGGGATTTAGTAAATATCAATATTCCCAGGCTTCTGCATCGGCAGTGATCCTACTGGTTGTATGTTCTGTTATAGCTGTTTTTTATGTGTGGCATCAGAGAGAGAGGGACTGA
- a CDS encoding ketose-bisphosphate aldolase, with amino-acid sequence MLLNMKELLAVANENNFAVPAFNISSYAMLNGIVEASEEENAPVIISIHPDELSHIGVDVISAIRQRAYKSNIPVCIHLDHGASFEQVMVAIQSGYTSVMIDGSSLPFEENIALCKKICEAAHAANVSVEGELGTIGTTDSTETENQIIIYTKPDDAVTFVKETGVDTLAIAIGTCHGLYPAGMKPELKLDLLKEIKSKVSIPLVLHGGSNNPDKEIGESVALGVNKINISSDIKVAYYNKMREILSDNSLREPNMIEPPCMKAMKEVAYHKIRLFKANGKAALY; translated from the coding sequence ATGCTGTTAAACATGAAAGAACTGTTAGCTGTTGCAAATGAAAACAATTTTGCGGTACCTGCATTTAACATCAGCTCCTATGCGATGTTAAATGGAATTGTGGAGGCCTCAGAAGAAGAAAATGCACCGGTTATTATTTCAATCCATCCGGATGAGCTGAGCCATATTGGAGTAGATGTCATTTCTGCAATCAGGCAGAGGGCTTATAAATCAAATATACCGGTTTGCATTCATCTGGATCATGGTGCTTCTTTTGAGCAGGTCATGGTAGCGATTCAGTCAGGATATACATCTGTTATGATTGACGGTTCAAGTCTTCCCTTTGAAGAGAATATTGCTCTATGCAAAAAGATATGTGAAGCAGCTCATGCAGCCAATGTATCTGTAGAAGGCGAACTTGGCACAATTGGAACAACCGACTCTACAGAAACAGAAAATCAGATAATTATTTATACAAAGCCGGATGATGCTGTCACGTTTGTAAAGGAAACAGGTGTTGATACACTGGCAATTGCAATAGGAACTTGCCACGGATTATATCCTGCTGGCATGAAGCCGGAATTAAAATTGGATTTATTAAAAGAGATCAAGTCAAAAGTATCGATTCCGCTAGTACTTCACGGAGGATCTAATAATCCGGATAAAGAAATTGGGGAATCAGTAGCATTAGGTGTAAATAAGATCAATATCTCCAGCGATATTAAAGTGGCTTATTATAATAAAATGAGAGAAATTTTGTCAGATAACAGCCTAAGAGAACCAAATATGATTGAACCACCTTGCATGAAAGCCATGAAGGAAGTGGCATATCACAAGATCCGGCTTTTCAAGGCAAATGGAAAGGCTGCACTTTATTAA
- the yajC gene encoding preprotein translocase subunit YajC, whose translation MLSATGGTMGVGFWVIYIAVIFGFMYFIAIRPQKKEKKKQQEMFANIAIGDSVLTSSGFYGVIIDMTDDTVIVEFGNNKNCRIPMQKTAIVQVEKAQA comes from the coding sequence ATGTTATCAGCAACAGGCGGTACCATGGGCGTGGGCTTTTGGGTCATTTATATCGCAGTGATCTTTGGCTTCATGTATTTTATTGCAATCAGACCACAGAAGAAAGAGAAAAAGAAACAGCAGGAGATGTTTGCAAACATTGCAATCGGAGACAGCGTTTTGACCTCAAGTGGATTTTATGGTGTCATCATTGATATGACGGATGATACGGTTATCGTAGAGTTCGGCAACAATAAGAACTGTAGAATTCCTATGCAGAAGACTGCTATCGTTCAGGTGGAAAAAGCACAGGCTTAA
- a CDS encoding ADP-dependent glucokinase/phosphofructokinase — translation MKTEEKYIETYEKMEQLIESRIKSNAFTALGYTSNLDILCDFQIETFNQLLNRYLPNADLVKMKAAKEITSMEEFLETIVFYCRHGIGGEVDISDFHIIRDTFAAKKGMGGTATQGAMALAAVACPSIVHLTDDSKEVCDILNSPYIYTVSREGEMVHTDQIQQTAEQEIHYIIQFKKGDIICLGSRKITIPTSNRLIITKITVNEMLPFSASYFSYVEAHAADIKSNVLSSFNAIQDKDILEQRLAYVKEHIKKYKANHKDGIIYFEDAHYHNKEVRQLCLETLYPSVDILSLNEEELEYTLTMYDFPIVTDDIFSCIRGASYIKERYSVKKGVIIHTKNYSMYLGETLNADIEKGLMLGNMLATAKAANGWYGTKEQIGEVIKLPLSEKGIKYRELIIKEHFTSEVILVPSKYIDKPKYTIGLGDSFVAGVQMCFE, via the coding sequence ATGAAGACCGAGGAAAAATATATAGAAACATACGAAAAAATGGAGCAGCTGATTGAATCCAGAATTAAAAGCAATGCTTTTACAGCACTGGGGTACACGAGTAATCTGGACATATTGTGTGATTTTCAAATAGAAACATTCAATCAACTGCTGAACAGATATCTTCCGAATGCAGATTTGGTCAAAATGAAAGCAGCAAAAGAGATAACAAGCATGGAGGAATTCTTGGAGACCATTGTATTTTATTGCAGGCATGGAATCGGCGGAGAAGTAGATATTTCGGATTTCCATATAATAAGGGATACTTTTGCAGCAAAAAAGGGCATGGGCGGTACTGCAACCCAGGGGGCCATGGCTTTGGCAGCAGTAGCATGTCCTTCCATTGTTCATTTAACGGATGACTCGAAAGAAGTATGTGATATTTTAAATTCCCCATATATTTATACGGTCTCCAGAGAAGGAGAAATGGTTCATACAGATCAGATCCAGCAGACAGCGGAGCAGGAAATACACTACATCATTCAATTTAAAAAGGGTGATATAATTTGCCTTGGCAGCCGGAAGATTACAATTCCAACATCAAATAGGCTGATCATAACCAAAATTACAGTAAATGAGATGCTTCCCTTCTCGGCTTCCTATTTTTCTTACGTAGAAGCTCATGCTGCAGATATTAAAAGCAATGTTCTGTCAAGCTTTAATGCAATTCAGGATAAAGATATTTTAGAACAAAGGCTGGCTTATGTAAAAGAACATATCAAAAAATACAAAGCAAATCATAAAGATGGGATTATCTATTTTGAAGATGCACATTACCATAATAAGGAGGTACGGCAGCTATGCCTGGAGACACTTTATCCATCTGTTGATATTTTGAGCTTAAATGAAGAAGAATTAGAATATACCCTTACTATGTATGATTTCCCCATAGTAACCGATGATATCTTTTCCTGTATCAGGGGAGCATCTTATATCAAGGAAAGATATTCTGTAAAAAAGGGGGTTATCATACATACTAAGAATTATTCCATGTATCTTGGTGAAACGTTGAATGCGGATATTGAAAAAGGCTTAATGCTTGGCAACATGCTGGCGACTGCAAAAGCGGCCAATGGCTGGTATGGAACAAAAGAGCAGATTGGAGAAGTCATAAAGCTTCCATTAAGTGAAAAAGGAATCAAATACAGGGAATTAATAATAAAAGAGCATTTTACCAGCGAGGTTATTTTAGTACCGTCTAAATACATTGACAAACCAAAGTATACCATTGGATTGGGAGATTCTTTTGTTGCAGGTGTCCAGATGTGTTTTGAATAA
- a CDS encoding TIGR04086 family membrane protein — MEKSKLQVTLRNLLITYILTGILLVVLALALYRFRLKEGQIRLGVNAVYIIACLFGGVLMGKSVRHRRFFWGLLLGLLYFLVLLAVSFFLNRGLNGSMNQLLTTMAICAVSGTAGGMLS, encoded by the coding sequence ATGGAAAAATCAAAGCTTCAGGTCACACTAAGAAACCTTCTTATCACCTACATACTGACCGGAATCTTGCTGGTAGTCCTGGCCTTAGCACTCTATAGATTCCGTCTTAAGGAAGGACAGATACGCCTGGGAGTCAATGCGGTTTATATTATCGCCTGTCTCTTTGGCGGAGTCTTAATGGGAAAGAGCGTACGGCATCGAAGATTCTTCTGGGGCCTTTTGTTGGGACTTCTATATTTCCTGGTGCTCTTGGCCGTATCCTTTTTCTTAAACAGGGGATTAAATGGCTCTATGAACCAGCTCCTCACAACCATGGCCATCTGTGCAGTCAGCGGCACCGCGGGGGGGATGCTTAGTTGA
- the ymfI gene encoding elongation factor P 5-aminopentanone reductase: MARKTVLITGASRGIGKAIAFKFAKKGYNVVINCLHSEDRLAQVKKELEAYQVTCLSFMGDMGDMDQCQALFEQVRKQFGTLDVLVNNAGISYIGLLQDMSTDAWDQIVRTNLTSVFNCCKLAIPGMVEKKQGKIINISSVWGISGASCEVAYSATKGGINAFTKALAKELAPSNIQVNAVACGAIDTEMNQFLEEDELIDLIDGIPSGRLGKAEEVADLVYHLGYKNSYLTGQVIGLDGGWL; the protein is encoded by the coding sequence ATGGCCAGAAAAACAGTACTCATCACCGGAGCTTCCCGGGGAATCGGAAAAGCTATTGCTTTTAAATTTGCAAAAAAAGGATACAACGTGGTCATCAACTGCCTCCACAGCGAAGACCGTCTTGCGCAGGTTAAAAAGGAGCTGGAAGCTTATCAGGTAACTTGTCTTTCCTTCATGGGGGACATGGGAGACATGGACCAGTGCCAGGCTCTCTTTGAACAGGTGCGCAAGCAGTTTGGCACACTGGATGTCCTCGTTAATAACGCAGGCATCTCCTATATCGGGCTTTTACAGGATATGAGCACTGATGCCTGGGACCAGATTGTCCGCACCAACTTAACATCAGTATTTAACTGCTGTAAGCTGGCCATTCCCGGAATGGTTGAAAAAAAACAAGGAAAGATCATTAACATCTCTTCTGTATGGGGAATATCAGGCGCCTCCTGCGAAGTCGCTTACTCCGCCACAAAGGGCGGCATCAATGCATTTACAAAGGCTCTGGCTAAGGAGCTGGCTCCAAGCAATATCCAGGTCAACGCTGTTGCCTGCGGTGCCATTGATACGGAAATGAATCAATTCCTGGAGGAAGATGAATTAATCGACCTCATCGATGGAATACCGTCAGGGCGGCTGGGAAAAGCAGAGGAGGTAGCCGATCTGGTATACCACCTGGGCTATAAAAATTCTTATCTGACCGGACAGGTCATCGGCCTTGACGGAGGCTGGCTTTAA
- a CDS encoding carbohydrate ABC transporter permease has product MVGKKKWYIKILIMILLITGALFSGFPILWMMLSSFKSNAEIFAWPPTWISESFSLNAYISIFHNPEKVRFFINSYCIAMVVVIFTLIIGILASYSFSRFDFPGKGFINTVIVSVQAVPPITLLIPYLSLIVSLKLYNTFGALILTYMLFTLPYAILMITGYMNTLPKDLDEAVMIDGGSRFMALWTVLVPVSIPGLVSVGMYTFMQAWNEYLFALALTKTNEMRTVPVGISLLMGQHAYEWNQMMSMSVLGSLPVLVLFLFFQRYFIAGMTAGAVKN; this is encoded by the coding sequence ATGGTAGGTAAGAAAAAGTGGTACATAAAAATACTAATTATGATCCTTCTGATAACCGGAGCATTATTTTCGGGATTTCCTATATTGTGGATGATGCTGAGTTCATTTAAGTCTAATGCGGAAATCTTTGCCTGGCCGCCAACATGGATATCAGAGAGTTTTAGCTTGAACGCCTATATTTCAATCTTTCATAATCCTGAAAAAGTCAGATTTTTTATAAACAGCTATTGCATTGCAATGGTTGTAGTGATTTTTACATTGATCATCGGGATACTTGCATCTTACAGTTTCAGCCGTTTCGATTTTCCGGGAAAAGGTTTTATTAATACCGTCATTGTCAGTGTGCAGGCAGTGCCTCCGATCACCCTTTTGATTCCATATTTAAGCCTGATTGTCAGCCTGAAATTATACAATACATTTGGCGCATTGATACTGACGTATATGCTGTTCACCTTGCCCTATGCGATCTTGATGATTACCGGATATATGAATACTCTGCCGAAAGATTTGGATGAAGCGGTAATGATTGACGGCGGTTCAAGGTTTATGGCTCTTTGGACAGTACTGGTTCCTGTATCAATTCCTGGCCTGGTTTCGGTGGGAATGTATACATTCATGCAGGCCTGGAATGAATATTTGTTTGCATTGGCGTTGACTAAGACAAATGAAATGCGGACGGTACCGGTGGGCATTAGCCTGCTGATGGGGCAGCATGCATATGAGTGGAATCAAATGATGTCAATGAGTGTATTAGGCTCCTTACCTGTATTGGTCCTGTTTTTGTTTTTCCAGCGGTACTTTATTGCCGGCATGACGGCGGGAGCTGTAAAAAATTAA
- a CDS encoding ABC transporter substrate-binding protein: MKVSKFMEKSLAAMMAAGMAVSLIGCESQPTKTAQSETAQPAAAAQETTAESVTSGGDVTLEFQQWWGVELPDGVLMEICDGFTEQSGIKIELLSNPYADTKTQIAAGAAAGTMADVVGLDGAWVYDFAKQGSIANMTELMSSDGYDDGQLSDQIKVDGNTYMIPVVNFAYPMYVNKDLLASAGITEVPKTWGEFAEACKKVAAANKGVAGWAIPLSTESPSGIQNNFMSWLWASGGTMLKDGKPALTDNPLMADTVDFVKSLFDAGVVAPGAYSMKEADMVEEFTNGRVAFMTDSLAHLTTIKKEAPGLNFEFMPIPVKEGYTGKSGMDVANWGIGVAENCDHKAEAMKFVEYLMSPEVNAKLAVYANAFPGNVNANPDYSKAEELFVEAYELYQKCYAINEFTGLPTSEELMRQFDEQLQLYIDGDTAAAADMLSATQEIWEGAFQ, from the coding sequence ATGAAAGTGAGCAAGTTTATGGAAAAAAGTCTGGCTGCCATGATGGCAGCAGGTATGGCGGTCAGCCTGATTGGATGCGAAAGCCAGCCAACAAAGACCGCACAGTCAGAAACGGCACAGCCGGCAGCTGCTGCACAAGAGACAACAGCAGAAAGTGTAACAAGCGGGGGAGATGTTACATTGGAATTTCAGCAATGGTGGGGCGTAGAATTGCCTGACGGTGTCCTTATGGAGATCTGTGATGGATTTACAGAACAATCAGGGATTAAAATCGAATTATTAAGCAATCCTTATGCAGATACCAAGACACAGATTGCGGCAGGCGCAGCGGCAGGAACTATGGCAGATGTTGTAGGTCTTGATGGAGCCTGGGTGTATGATTTTGCAAAACAGGGTTCCATAGCAAATATGACGGAGCTGATGTCATCAGACGGTTATGATGATGGACAATTATCTGATCAGATAAAAGTAGACGGAAATACATATATGATCCCGGTTGTTAACTTTGCATATCCCATGTACGTAAATAAAGATTTATTGGCATCAGCAGGTATTACGGAAGTTCCTAAGACATGGGGGGAATTTGCGGAGGCCTGTAAAAAGGTTGCAGCAGCAAATAAAGGTGTTGCCGGATGGGCAATCCCTTTATCAACAGAATCGCCAAGCGGTATTCAGAACAATTTCATGAGCTGGTTATGGGCTTCGGGCGGAACTATGCTGAAAGATGGAAAACCGGCTTTGACAGATAATCCACTCATGGCAGATACTGTAGATTTTGTAAAAAGTTTATTTGATGCTGGAGTCGTTGCACCAGGTGCTTATTCCATGAAAGAAGCAGATATGGTAGAAGAGTTTACAAATGGCCGTGTTGCATTTATGACAGATTCACTGGCACACTTAACAACAATTAAGAAAGAAGCACCTGGCTTGAACTTTGAATTTATGCCTATTCCGGTAAAAGAAGGCTATACAGGAAAGAGTGGTATGGATGTGGCTAACTGGGGAATCGGCGTTGCAGAAAACTGTGACCATAAAGCAGAGGCCATGAAGTTCGTGGAATATTTAATGAGTCCCGAGGTAAATGCCAAACTTGCAGTATATGCAAATGCCTTTCCTGGAAATGTAAATGCCAATCCTGATTATTCGAAAGCTGAAGAGCTATTTGTAGAAGCATATGAATTATATCAAAAGTGTTATGCAATCAATGAATTTACCGGACTTCCGACTTCAGAAGAATTAATGAGACAGTTTGATGAGCAATTACAGCTGTATATTGACGGCGATACGGCCGCGGCAGCAGATATGCTGTCTGCAACACAAGAGATCTGGGAGGGAGCATTCCAATAA
- a CDS encoding MurR/RpiR family transcriptional regulator, which translates to MMLDKPVLDVIKDNYGKIFSAEKKVADYVLEHPQEAVDANVSELAKASGVSDATVVRMCHHLGYKGYYQFRLMLAKDVGRDEGEEIEELQNTPNPVMKIFQKYVNSLTAVAESINEEDMKSCVNLIKSCKQAHILAVGNTTPLALYMGFRLGRLGVKCTNDISPEYFLNHVNLADKEDIIIAISQSGSSRQVIQGMELAKEKGLKMMAITGYRQSPISELADYVLISNGRKESFDYYKNYAHLKETALIDALLELLTNWKKIEETEADKPEVILSEYKY; encoded by the coding sequence ATGATGCTAGATAAACCTGTACTAGATGTGATTAAGGATAATTATGGAAAGATCTTCTCGGCGGAGAAGAAAGTAGCAGATTATGTTCTGGAACACCCACAGGAAGCGGTAGATGCAAATGTTTCTGAATTGGCAAAGGCCAGCGGGGTGAGTGATGCAACGGTTGTGCGTATGTGTCATCATCTGGGGTATAAGGGATATTACCAGTTTCGTTTGATGCTGGCTAAAGATGTTGGAAGAGATGAAGGAGAAGAAATTGAAGAGCTGCAGAACACTCCCAATCCAGTAATGAAAATTTTTCAAAAGTATGTGAATTCATTAACAGCGGTAGCAGAGAGTATTAACGAAGAAGATATGAAGTCCTGCGTGAATTTGATAAAGTCATGTAAACAGGCTCATATTTTAGCGGTAGGAAATACAACCCCGCTTGCACTGTATATGGGCTTCCGGTTAGGAAGACTGGGTGTGAAATGTACCAATGATATCTCACCGGAATATTTTTTAAATCATGTGAATCTTGCTGATAAAGAAGATATTATTATAGCAATTTCTCAATCTGGAAGTTCCAGACAAGTGATTCAGGGGATGGAATTGGCCAAAGAGAAAGGCCTTAAGATGATGGCCATTACCGGATACCGGCAATCGCCGATATCGGAATTGGCTGATTATGTATTGATCTCAAACGGAAGAAAGGAATCCTTTGATTATTATAAAAATTATGCCCATCTGAAGGAGACGGCATTAATTGATGCTTTGTTGGAGTTGTTAACAAACTGGAAAAAGATTGAGGAAACGGAAGCGGATAAACCAGAGGTTATTTTGTCTGAATATAAGTATTAA
- the scfA gene encoding six-cysteine ranthipeptide SCIFF — protein MKHVKTLNSSTLKESMKKGGCGECQTSCQSACKTSCTVGNQSCENSNR, from the coding sequence ATGAAGCATGTAAAGACCTTAAATTCCAGTACATTAAAAGAGTCTATGAAGAAAGGCGGCTGCGGCGAATGCCAGACTTCCTGCCAGTCAGCCTGCAAGACATCCTGTACAGTAGGAAACCAGAGCTGCGAGAACAGCAACCGTTAA
- the tgt gene encoding tRNA guanosine(34) transglycosylase Tgt has protein sequence MNYKIVAKDGRAKRAEVTTVHGTIQTPVFMNVGTVAAIKGAVSTDDLREIRTQVELSNTYHLHVRTGDKLIKEFGGLHKFMSWDRPILTDSGGFQVFSLTGLRKIKEEGVYFQSHIDGRKIFMGPEESMQIQSNLASTIAMAFDECPPHPATREYMQNSVDRTTRWLERCQAEMAKLNSQPDTLNKEQLLFGINQGGTFEDIRISHAKTISAMDLDGYALGGLAVGESHEEMYRILDETVPYLPENKPTYLMGVGTPANILEAVDRGVDFFDCVYPSRNGRHGHVYTNHGKMNLFNTKYELDHRPIEEGCGCPACRSYSRAYIRHLFKAKEMLGMRLCVLHNLYFYNTMMEEIRDAIENHRYGEYKEQKLSGMMAGQTT, from the coding sequence ATGAATTATAAGATCGTTGCAAAGGATGGACGTGCAAAGCGTGCAGAAGTAACCACCGTTCATGGCACCATCCAAACTCCGGTATTCATGAACGTGGGTACGGTGGCAGCCATTAAAGGGGCTGTTTCCACGGATGATCTCCGTGAGATCAGAACCCAGGTGGAGCTGTCAAACACCTATCATCTTCATGTACGCACCGGCGATAAATTAATCAAAGAGTTTGGCGGCCTTCATAAGTTTATGAGCTGGGACCGTCCAATTCTCACGGATTCCGGCGGCTTTCAGGTATTCTCCCTGACCGGCTTAAGGAAAATAAAGGAGGAGGGCGTATACTTTCAATCCCATATAGACGGACGTAAGATTTTCATGGGTCCGGAAGAAAGTATGCAGATCCAGTCCAATCTGGCCTCTACCATAGCCATGGCCTTTGACGAATGCCCGCCACATCCGGCTACCAGGGAATACATGCAAAACAGCGTAGACCGCACCACCAGATGGCTGGAAAGGTGCCAGGCTGAGATGGCAAAGCTTAATTCCCAGCCAGATACCTTAAATAAGGAACAGCTGTTATTCGGCATCAACCAGGGCGGAACCTTTGAGGATATCCGCATCTCCCATGCAAAAACCATATCCGCCATGGATTTGGACGGCTATGCCCTGGGCGGATTGGCGGTAGGAGAAAGCCATGAGGAGATGTACCGGATCTTAGATGAGACGGTACCTTATCTGCCGGAGAACAAGCCAACCTATTTAATGGGCGTGGGAACTCCTGCTAACATTTTAGAGGCCGTAGACAGGGGCGTGGATTTTTTTGACTGTGTATATCCGTCAAGAAACGGCCGCCATGGACATGTATACACCAATCACGGAAAAATGAATTTATTTAATACCAAATATGAATTGGACCACAGGCCGATCGAAGAGGGCTGTGGGTGTCCGGCCTGCCGCTCCTACAGCAGAGCCTATATCAGGCATCTTTTTAAGGCAAAAGAAATGCTTGGCATGAGATTATGTGTATTGCATAATTTGTATTTTTATAATACAATGATGGAAGAGATCCGCGACGCAATCGAGAACCACCGTTATGGGGAATACAAGGAGCAGAAGCTTTCGGGTATGATGGCAGGTCAAACTACCTAA